The following proteins are encoded in a genomic region of Cervus elaphus chromosome 15, mCerEla1.1, whole genome shotgun sequence:
- the KNDC1 gene encoding kinase non-catalytic C-lobe domain-containing protein 1 isoform X2 — MQTMDRAAAAFYEGDGKDLDFYDFEPLPTLPEDEENVSLADILSLRDSGLSEQEAWAVCLECSLAMRSVAHSAIFQTLCITPDTLAFNTSGNVCFMEQLSDDPEGAFVPPEFDVTGNTFEAHIYSLGATLKAALDYVPEPEPQPRLSQELEALLGQMQAEDPGDRPDLQSIIALCEEKMQLTSSCRLCRSLSAAGRRVLSIESFAAFQDVSDITWRGRLAPRSAGPKRQPGDHSADPEAMPALEGWPPSPAREGLEHPGTPPSKALLSSPVKNGESPGHEGLAPERLACLLLDAQRPPADLDRGFLDRSRLRKVRTLPRLPPDGPESGALCLSLTSVKTQLPASEFFPPDPKKAFPEGKHDLPSFQAQPASRLWLERALELRREGDKRVGGGSPAWESPPPGSKGPRDAGGDLGTPEPDEGTAAGAGEPDRAATEQDVSLQDLLTKLGRPFKEYELWALSHACLSTLRTLGQHPAYLCLDSVLVAEDGAVCFGPPPANGAYNEFFLAPEVAEQKLTTEKASVYCVAAVLWTAAKFSVPRDRKLALPRRLKTLLLHMARRSAQERPSAAEAIETCSGYLLQRGMDSRKILAHLRALTCRVYQEEETIGLQHAFSVVKLDPSLAAAPQPHSDLVWLTGKSRLEAVQGPVPGQPSGLRGAELLPEALASPDTHSRPIVPTADAGVCRASRAARGRRPAGPAG, encoded by the exons GAGAATGTGTCCCTGGCCGACATCCTCTCCCTGCGGGACAGCGGCCTGAGTGAGCAGGAGGCCTGGGCCGTGTGCCTGGAGTGCAGCCTGGCGATGCGGAGCGTTGCCCACTCGGCCATCTTCCAGACCCTGTGCATCACGCCTGACACGCTGGCCTTCAACACCAGCGGGAACGTGTGCTTCATGGAGCAGCTCAGCG ATGACCCTGAGGGAGCTTTTGTGCCCCCAGAGTTCGACGTGACGGGGAACACCTTTGAG GCTCACATCTACTCTCTGGGGGCCACGCTGAAGGCGGCCCTCGACTACGTGCCGgagcccgagccccagcccaggCTGAGCCAGGAGCTGGAGGCGCTGCTGGGCCAGATGCAGGCGGAGGACCCCGGGGACCGGCCCGACCTCCAG AGCATCATCGCGCTGTGCGAGGAGAAGATGCAGCTCACGTCGTCCTGCCGCCTGTGCCGGAGCCTGTCGGCCGCCGGGAGGAGGGTGCTCTCCATTGAGTCCTTCGCGGCGTTCCAAG ATGTCAGCGACATCACCTGGAGGGGGCGACTGGCTCCCAGAAGTGCAGGGCCCAAAAGGCAGCCGGGGGACCATTCTGCTGACCCCGAGGCCATGCCTGCCCTGGAAGGCTGGCCCCCAAGTCCCGCCAGAGAAGGCCTGGAGCACCCCGGAACCCCGCCCTCCAAGGCTCTGCTGTCTTCCCCTGTGAAGAATGGAGAGAGCCCGGGTCATGAGGGGCTGGCGCCCGAGAGGCTGGCCTGCCTCCTCCTGGATGCCCAGCGGCCCCCGGCTGACCTGGACAGAGGCTTCCTGGACAGGAGCCGCCTGAGAAAGGTTCGGACGCTCCCCCGGCTCCCGCCTGACGGCCCCGAGTCCGGCGCCCTCTGCCTGTCGCTGACCAGCGTGAAAACCCAGCTGCCCGCATCGGAATTTTTCCCTCCAGACCCCAAGAAGGCCTTTCCAGAGGGGAAGCATGACCTTCCCAGCTTCCAGGCACAGCCTGCATCCAGACTGTGGCTGGAGCGAGCGCTAGAGCTCCGTCGCGAAGGGGACAAGCGGGTGGGCGGCGGCAGCCCCGCGTGGGAAAGCCCCCCACCTGGTTCCAAGGGCCCTCGAGATGCGGGTGGAGACCTAGGGACTCCGGAGCCTGACGAGGGGACTGCGGCCGGAGCCGGGGAGCCCGACAGGGCGGCCACTGAGCAG gacgtCTCCCTGCAGGACCTCCTGACCAAGCTGGGCCGGCCCTTCAAGGAGTACGAGCTCTGGGCTCTGTCCCACGCGTGCCTCAGCACCCTGCGGACGCTCGGCCAGCACCCAG ccTACCTGTGTCTGGACTCCGTGCTGGTGGCCGAGGACGGAGCTGTGTGTTTCGGGCCACCTCCTGCCAACG GCGCTTACAACGAGTTCTTCCTGGCTCCCGAGGTCGCAGAGCAGAAGCTGACGACTGAGAAG gccTCCGTATACTGTGTGGCCGCGGTCCTATGGACGGCCGCCAAGTTCAGCGTCCCCCGAGACCGCAAGCTGGCCTTGCCACGCAGGCTCAAGACGCTCCTCCTGCACATGGCCAGACGCAGCGCCCAGGAGCGGCCTTCTGCCGCGGAGGCCATCGAG ACCTGCAGTGGTTACCTCCTGCAGCGGGGCATGGACAGCCGTAAGATCCTGGCCCACCTGAGGGCGCTGACCTGTCGG GTTTACCAGGAAGAGGAGACCATCGGTCTGCAGCACGCTTTCTCGGTGGTTAAGCTGGACCCCAGCCTGGCGGCTGCACCCCAACCTCACTCAG ACCTCGTGTGGCTCACTGGCAAAAGCAGGCTCGAGGCCGTGCAGGGGCCAGTGCCTGGTCAGCCCTCTGGCCTCCGAGGGGCCGAGCTGCTGCCAGAGGCGCTTGCCTCCCCGGACACTCACTCCAGGCCCATCGTCCCTACTGCGGACGCAGGTGTCTGCAG GGCCAGCCGAGCGGCCAGAGGACGGAGGCCAGCTGGACCTGCAGGGTGA
- the KNDC1 gene encoding kinase non-catalytic C-lobe domain-containing protein 1 isoform X3 has protein sequence MQTMDRAAAAFYEGDGKDLDFYDFEPLPTLPEDEENVSLADILSLRDSGLSEQEAWAVCLECSLAMRSVAHSAIFQTLCITPDTLAFNTSGNVCFMEQLSDDPEGAFVPPEFDVTGNTFEAHIYSLGATLKAALDYVPEPEPQPRLSQELEALLGQMQAEDPGDRPDLQSIIALCEEKMQLTSSCRLCRSLSAAGRRVLSIESFAAFQDVSDITWRGRLAPRSAGPKRQPGDHSADPEAMPALEGWPPSPAREGLEHPGTPPSKALLSSPVKNGESPGHEGLAPERLACLLLDAQRPPADLDRGFLDRSRLRKVRTLPRLPPDGPESGALCLSLTSVKTQLPASEFFPPDPKKAFPEGKHDLPSFQAQPASRLWLERALELRREGDKRVGGGSPAWESPPPGSKGPRDAGGDLGTPEPDEGTAAGAGEPDRAATEQVPAP, from the exons GAGAATGTGTCCCTGGCCGACATCCTCTCCCTGCGGGACAGCGGCCTGAGTGAGCAGGAGGCCTGGGCCGTGTGCCTGGAGTGCAGCCTGGCGATGCGGAGCGTTGCCCACTCGGCCATCTTCCAGACCCTGTGCATCACGCCTGACACGCTGGCCTTCAACACCAGCGGGAACGTGTGCTTCATGGAGCAGCTCAGCG ATGACCCTGAGGGAGCTTTTGTGCCCCCAGAGTTCGACGTGACGGGGAACACCTTTGAG GCTCACATCTACTCTCTGGGGGCCACGCTGAAGGCGGCCCTCGACTACGTGCCGgagcccgagccccagcccaggCTGAGCCAGGAGCTGGAGGCGCTGCTGGGCCAGATGCAGGCGGAGGACCCCGGGGACCGGCCCGACCTCCAG AGCATCATCGCGCTGTGCGAGGAGAAGATGCAGCTCACGTCGTCCTGCCGCCTGTGCCGGAGCCTGTCGGCCGCCGGGAGGAGGGTGCTCTCCATTGAGTCCTTCGCGGCGTTCCAAG ATGTCAGCGACATCACCTGGAGGGGGCGACTGGCTCCCAGAAGTGCAGGGCCCAAAAGGCAGCCGGGGGACCATTCTGCTGACCCCGAGGCCATGCCTGCCCTGGAAGGCTGGCCCCCAAGTCCCGCCAGAGAAGGCCTGGAGCACCCCGGAACCCCGCCCTCCAAGGCTCTGCTGTCTTCCCCTGTGAAGAATGGAGAGAGCCCGGGTCATGAGGGGCTGGCGCCCGAGAGGCTGGCCTGCCTCCTCCTGGATGCCCAGCGGCCCCCGGCTGACCTGGACAGAGGCTTCCTGGACAGGAGCCGCCTGAGAAAGGTTCGGACGCTCCCCCGGCTCCCGCCTGACGGCCCCGAGTCCGGCGCCCTCTGCCTGTCGCTGACCAGCGTGAAAACCCAGCTGCCCGCATCGGAATTTTTCCCTCCAGACCCCAAGAAGGCCTTTCCAGAGGGGAAGCATGACCTTCCCAGCTTCCAGGCACAGCCTGCATCCAGACTGTGGCTGGAGCGAGCGCTAGAGCTCCGTCGCGAAGGGGACAAGCGGGTGGGCGGCGGCAGCCCCGCGTGGGAAAGCCCCCCACCTGGTTCCAAGGGCCCTCGAGATGCGGGTGGAGACCTAGGGACTCCGGAGCCTGACGAGGGGACTGCGGCCGGAGCCGGGGAGCCCGACAGGGCGGCCACTGAGCAG GTGCCTGCACCCTGA
- the KNDC1 gene encoding kinase non-catalytic C-lobe domain-containing protein 1 isoform X1, with protein sequence MQTMDRAAAAFYEGDGKDLDFYDFEPLPTLPEDEENVSLADILSLRDSGLSEQEAWAVCLECSLAMRSVAHSAIFQTLCITPDTLAFNTSGNVCFMEQLSDDPEGAFVPPEFDVTGNTFEAHIYSLGATLKAALDYVPEPEPQPRLSQELEALLGQMQAEDPGDRPDLQSIIALCEEKMQLTSSCRLCRSLSAAGRRVLSIESFAAFQDVSDITWRGRLAPRSAGPKRQPGDHSADPEAMPALEGWPPSPAREGLEHPGTPPSKALLSSPVKNGESPGHEGLAPERLACLLLDAQRPPADLDRGFLDRSRLRKVRTLPRLPPDGPESGALCLSLTSVKTQLPASEFFPPDPKKAFPEGKHDLPSFQAQPASRLWLERALELRREGDKRVGGGSPAWESPPPGSKGPRDAGGDLGTPEPDEGTAAGAGEPDRAATEQDVSLQDLLTKLGRPFKEYELWALSHACLSTLRTLGQHPAYLCLDSVLVAEDGAVCFGPPPANGAYNEFFLAPEVAEQKLTTEKASVYCVAAVLWTAAKFSVPRDRKLALPRRLKTLLLHMARRSAQERPSAAEAIETCSGYLLQRGMDSRKILAHLRALTCRVYQEEETIGLQHAFSVVKLDPSLAAAPQPHSDLVWLTGKSRLEAVQGPVPGQPSGLRGAELLPEALASPDTHSRPIVPTADAGVCRDRPTLTSGPAERPEDGGQLDLQGDGKQAPGPETAVQPAPSPSGPLRESAPRGSAQGCPWPPAPTSPPEGPSMLPPESPAPTPPLETQVSSQDGGADEPVPIRASSVGLLPQPPRPPTAPPSPHHPAEPPRSKTTQEAGQEPEGPPSAPQGPSPATGNPDSPGDAPGRQPESPQPADRKLCPSGVDAPPLPEGAACPSLQEATRLIQEEFAFDGYLDRGLEALIMGEYIYALKDLTYATFCGAISEKFCDLYWGEKLLQNLFKVVNGRTPPSGNASEETGSQPEDSGIRATSSCSPSSRRASRLRSGKEKPGVDSDELSQGNFEVGFRPQQSVKAGRDRQPEAQPQGGGLARGAEAESQPPRPPKHGLAVSPAPVGMPSCSPGWCSAFYEADCFGADVHSYVQELAGQKGPRDPAANAQSPACPLEPECRQELEQQLMIEKRNFRKTLKFYQKLLQKEKRNKGSEVKTMLSKLKGQLEEMRSKVQFLGLAKKYLQVVYAEQWGLEPCALPVIVSIAAAHCDTLDFSPLDESSSLIFYNVSKHPRGSRQPKARVLQAGTPLGLMAYLYSSGAFLEGYVQQFLYTFRYFCSPQDFLHFLLDRISSTLSRAHQEPTSTFTKIYRRSFCLLQAWLEDCYTVDFVRNAGLLGRLQDYLSSQILPLDGSAEHLLGLLEVGTERQAEGALHGTDLEDPKEVEGDARPLNALCKRLSEDAVSRKSFPWRLSRGSGPALPHKERQYSIASALPKPCFLEDFYGPYTKAGEKGPYFLTEYSTQQLFSQLTLLQQELFQKCHPVHFLNSRALGVTDKSAAVPKASSSESLSAKTCSLFLPNYVQDKYLLQLLRSADDVSTWVAAEIVTSHTSKLQVNLLSKFLLIAKSCYEQRNFATAMQILGGLEHAAVRQSPAWRILPAKIAEVMEELKAVEVFLKSDSLCLMEGRRLRAQPTLPSAHLLAMHIQQLETGGFTMTNGAHRWSKLRNIAKVASQVHAFQENPYTFAPDPKLQSQLKQRIARFSGADIAVLAADSGAGPRQAASEKHSRKIQDKLRRMRATFQ encoded by the exons GAGAATGTGTCCCTGGCCGACATCCTCTCCCTGCGGGACAGCGGCCTGAGTGAGCAGGAGGCCTGGGCCGTGTGCCTGGAGTGCAGCCTGGCGATGCGGAGCGTTGCCCACTCGGCCATCTTCCAGACCCTGTGCATCACGCCTGACACGCTGGCCTTCAACACCAGCGGGAACGTGTGCTTCATGGAGCAGCTCAGCG ATGACCCTGAGGGAGCTTTTGTGCCCCCAGAGTTCGACGTGACGGGGAACACCTTTGAG GCTCACATCTACTCTCTGGGGGCCACGCTGAAGGCGGCCCTCGACTACGTGCCGgagcccgagccccagcccaggCTGAGCCAGGAGCTGGAGGCGCTGCTGGGCCAGATGCAGGCGGAGGACCCCGGGGACCGGCCCGACCTCCAG AGCATCATCGCGCTGTGCGAGGAGAAGATGCAGCTCACGTCGTCCTGCCGCCTGTGCCGGAGCCTGTCGGCCGCCGGGAGGAGGGTGCTCTCCATTGAGTCCTTCGCGGCGTTCCAAG ATGTCAGCGACATCACCTGGAGGGGGCGACTGGCTCCCAGAAGTGCAGGGCCCAAAAGGCAGCCGGGGGACCATTCTGCTGACCCCGAGGCCATGCCTGCCCTGGAAGGCTGGCCCCCAAGTCCCGCCAGAGAAGGCCTGGAGCACCCCGGAACCCCGCCCTCCAAGGCTCTGCTGTCTTCCCCTGTGAAGAATGGAGAGAGCCCGGGTCATGAGGGGCTGGCGCCCGAGAGGCTGGCCTGCCTCCTCCTGGATGCCCAGCGGCCCCCGGCTGACCTGGACAGAGGCTTCCTGGACAGGAGCCGCCTGAGAAAGGTTCGGACGCTCCCCCGGCTCCCGCCTGACGGCCCCGAGTCCGGCGCCCTCTGCCTGTCGCTGACCAGCGTGAAAACCCAGCTGCCCGCATCGGAATTTTTCCCTCCAGACCCCAAGAAGGCCTTTCCAGAGGGGAAGCATGACCTTCCCAGCTTCCAGGCACAGCCTGCATCCAGACTGTGGCTGGAGCGAGCGCTAGAGCTCCGTCGCGAAGGGGACAAGCGGGTGGGCGGCGGCAGCCCCGCGTGGGAAAGCCCCCCACCTGGTTCCAAGGGCCCTCGAGATGCGGGTGGAGACCTAGGGACTCCGGAGCCTGACGAGGGGACTGCGGCCGGAGCCGGGGAGCCCGACAGGGCGGCCACTGAGCAG gacgtCTCCCTGCAGGACCTCCTGACCAAGCTGGGCCGGCCCTTCAAGGAGTACGAGCTCTGGGCTCTGTCCCACGCGTGCCTCAGCACCCTGCGGACGCTCGGCCAGCACCCAG ccTACCTGTGTCTGGACTCCGTGCTGGTGGCCGAGGACGGAGCTGTGTGTTTCGGGCCACCTCCTGCCAACG GCGCTTACAACGAGTTCTTCCTGGCTCCCGAGGTCGCAGAGCAGAAGCTGACGACTGAGAAG gccTCCGTATACTGTGTGGCCGCGGTCCTATGGACGGCCGCCAAGTTCAGCGTCCCCCGAGACCGCAAGCTGGCCTTGCCACGCAGGCTCAAGACGCTCCTCCTGCACATGGCCAGACGCAGCGCCCAGGAGCGGCCTTCTGCCGCGGAGGCCATCGAG ACCTGCAGTGGTTACCTCCTGCAGCGGGGCATGGACAGCCGTAAGATCCTGGCCCACCTGAGGGCGCTGACCTGTCGG GTTTACCAGGAAGAGGAGACCATCGGTCTGCAGCACGCTTTCTCGGTGGTTAAGCTGGACCCCAGCCTGGCGGCTGCACCCCAACCTCACTCAG ACCTCGTGTGGCTCACTGGCAAAAGCAGGCTCGAGGCCGTGCAGGGGCCAGTGCCTGGTCAGCCCTCTGGCCTCCGAGGGGCCGAGCTGCTGCCAGAGGCGCTTGCCTCCCCGGACACTCACTCCAGGCCCATCGTCCCTACTGCGGACGCAGGTGTCTGCAG GGACAGGCCCACCCTGACCTCAGGGCCAGCCGAGCGGCCAGAGGACGGAGGCCAGCTGGACCTGCAGGGTGATGGGAAGCAGGCCCCTGGCCCGGAGACAGCTGTGCAGCCGGCGCCCAGCCCCTCAGGGCCCCTCAGGGAGTCAGCACCAAGAGGCTCGGCCCAGGGGtgcccctggcccccagcccccaccagccCACCAGAGGGGCCCTCAATGCTGCCACCAGAATCTCCAGCCCCAACCCCGCCCCTGGAGACACAGGTGTCCTCCCAGGATGGAGGGGCAGATGAGCCTGTCCCAATTCGAGCATCTTCTGTTGGGCTTCTGccccagccccccaggccccccacAGCGCCCCCCAGCCCTCATCACCCAGCCGAGCCGCCTAGAAGCAAGACCacccaggaggcaggccaggaaCCTGAAGGCCCCCCGTCAGCCCCACAGGGCCCCTCCCCAGCCACAGGGAATCCAGACAGTCCCGGGGACGCCCCAGGACGCCAGCCCGAGTCGCCCCAGCCAGCAGACCGCAAGCTCTGTCCGTCCGGCGTGGATGCCCCGCCCCTCCCGGAGGGGGCGGCCTGCCCGTCACTGCAGGAGGCCACGCGCCTCATCCAGGAAGAGTTTGCCTTCGACGGCTACCTGGACCGCGGGCTGGAGGCTCTGATCATGG GGGAGTACATTTACGCCCTGAAAGACCTCACCTACGCCACGTTCTGCGGGGCCATATCAGAGAAGTTCTGCGACCTCTACTGGGGCGAGAAGCTGCTGCAGAACCTCTTCAAGGTGGTGAACGGACGGACGCCGCCCTCGGGGAA TGCTTCCGAAGAGACGGGGTCACAGCCCGAGGACAGCGGGATCCGCGCTACGAGCAGCTGCTCGCCGTCCAGCAGAAGGGCCTCGCGTCTTAGGTCGG ggaaggaGAAGCCGGGTGTGGACTCAGACGAGCTCTCTCAGGGCAACTTCGAAGTGGGGTTCCGACCTCAGCAGTCAGTCAAAGCCGGGAGGGACCGGCAGCCGGAGGCCCAGCCGCAGGGCGGGGGCCTGGCCAGGGGCGCCGAGGCTGAGTCCCAGCCCCCCCGGCCCCCCAAGCACGGCCTGGCTGTGAGCCCCGCCCCGGTGGGCATGCCGAGCTGCAGCCCCGGCTGGTGCAGCGCCTTCTACGAGGCCGACTGTTTCGGCGCGGACGTGCACAGCTACGTGCAGGAGCTGGCCGGACAGAAGGGCCCCAGGGATCCTGCGGCCAACGCCCAGAGCCCG GCGTGTCCCCTGGAACCTGAGTGCAGGCAG GAGCTGGAGCAGCAGCTCATGATCGAGAAGAGGAACTTCCGAAAGACCCTCAAGTTCTACCAGAAGCTCCTACAGAAGGAGAAGCGGAACAAAG GCTCCGAGGTGAAGACCATGCTGTCCAAGCTGAAAGGGCAGCTGGAGGAGATGCGGTCCAAGGTGCAGTTCCTCGGGCTGGCCAAGAAGTACCTCCAG GTCGTGTACGCGGAGCAGTGGGGCCTGGAGCCCTGCGCACTGCCCGTGATCGTGAGCATCGCGGCTGCCCACTGTGACACGCTGGACTTCAGCCCCCTGGACGAGTCCTCCTCCCTCATCTTCTACAACGTCAGCAAGCACCCGCGCGGCAGCCGGCAGCCCAAGGCGCGCGTTCTGCAGGCCGGCACCCCGCTGGGTCTCATGGCCTACCTCTACTCCAG cgGCGCCTTCCTGGAGGGCTACGTGCAGCAGTTCCTGTACACCTTCCGCTACTTCTGCAGCCCCCAGGACTTCCTGCACTTCCTGCTGGACCGCATCAGCAGCACCCTGTCCAG GGCCCACCAGGAGCCCACCTCCACCTTCACCAAGATCTACAGGCGGAGCTTCTGCCTCCTGCAGGCCTGGCTGGAGGACTGCTACACCGTGGACTTCGTGAGGAACGCCGGGCTCCTGGGGAGGCTCCAGGACTACCTCTCCTCCCAG ATCCTGCCTCTGGACGGCTCCGCGGAGCACCTGCTGGGCCTGCTGGAGGTGGGCACCGAGCGGCAGGCCGAGGGCGCCCTGCATGGCACAGACCTGGAGGACCCCAAGGAGGTGGAGGGGGACGCCAGGCCCCTCAACGCCCTGTGTAAGAGGCTCTCGGAGGACGCCGTCTCCCGGAAG AGCTTCCCCTGGCGGCTGTCCCGGGGCAGCGGGCCGGCGCTGCCCCACAAGGAGCGACAGTACAGCATCGCGTCGGCCCTGCCCAAGCCCTGCTTCCTGGAGGACTTCTACGGGCCCTACACCAAGGCCGGCGAGAAGGGGCCCTACTTCCTCACTGAGTACAGCACCCAGCAGCTCTTCAGCCAGCTGACGCTGCTGCAGCAG GAGCTGTTTCAGAAGTGCCACCCCGTCCACTTCCTAAACTCGCGGGCCCTGGGCGTCACGGACAAAAGTGCAGCGGTCCCCAA GGCCAGCTCTTCTGAGTCTCTGTCGGCAAAAACCTGCAGCTTATTTCTGCCCAACTACGTCCAGGACAAATACCTGTTACAGCTTTTAAGAAGCGCAGATGATGTCAGCACCTGGGTGGCCGCTGAGATCGTGACCAGTCACACCTCCAAG CTGCAGGTGAACCTGCTTTCCAAGTTTCTGCTGATCGCGAAGTCTTGCTACGAGCAGAGGAACTTTGCCACGGCCATGCAGATCCTGGGCGGCCTGGAGCACGCGGCTGTGCGACAGTCCCCG gcctggagaattctgcctGCGAAGATAGCGGAGGTCATGGAGGAGCTGAAAGCTGTGGAG GTCTTCCTGAAGAGCGACAGCCTGTGTCTGATGGAAGGACGGCGCCTTAGGGCCCAGCCCACCCTGCCCTCGGCCCACCTGCTGGCCATGCACATCCAGCAGCTGGAGACGGGCGGCTTCACCATGACCAACGGGGCCCACAGGTGGAGCAAGCTCAG